Proteins encoded in a region of the Enterococcus gilvus ATCC BAA-350 genome:
- the uvrA gene encoding excinuclease ABC subunit UvrA: MANDKIVIHGARAHNLKNVDVTIPRDKMVVVTGLSGSGKSSLAFDTLYAEGQRRYVESLSAYARQFLGQMDKPDVDSIDGLSPAISIDQKTTSKNPRSTVGTVTEINDYLRLLYARVGHPICPNDHIEITSQSVEQMVDKVLELPERTKIQILAPVVAKKKGQHKKVFEMIQREGYVRMRVDGELYDVSDAPELTKNKKHDIEIIIDRIVVKEGIRSRLFDSFEAALRLAEGYAVVDVIGEKEMLFSEHYACPYCGFTVGELEPRLFSFNAPFGACPDCDGLGVKLEVDMDLVIPDPSKTLREGALLPWNPISSQYYPQMLEQACLSFGIDMDTAFEDLPKEHQEIILNGSNGENFHFHYENDFGGVRDVEVPFEGIINNINRRYAETNSDFTRDQMRLYMTELTCQTCHGYRLNPQALSVQINGENIGQVSEDSINGALDFFETVALSEQEKVIAKPILKEIGDRLSFLRNVGLDYLTLSRASGTLSGGEAQRIRLATQIGSNLSGVLYILDEPSIGLHQRDNDRLIDSLKKMRDLGNTLIVVEHDEDTMRAADYLIDVGPGAGDQGGEIVAAGTPQEVENNPNSLTGQYLSGKREIAVPKERRKGNGKKIKVTGATENNLKNIDVEFPLGKFVAVTGVSGSGKSTLVNQILKKALAQKLNRNSNKPGKYKKITGYKTIEKLVDIDQSPIGRTPRSNPATYTSVFDDIRDLFAQTNEAKIRGYKKGRFSFNVKGGRCEACRGDGIIKIEMHFLPDVYVPCEVCHGKRYNSETLEVHYKGKNIADILEMTVEDAVEFFKHIPKIHRKLKTIVDVGLGYVTMGQPATTLSGGEAQRMKLASELHKNSNGKNFYILDEPTTGLHTDDIARLLKVLERFVDAGNTVLVIEHNLDVIKSADYVIDLGPEGGDGGGTVLATGTPEEIAEVEESYTGYYLKRVLKNK, encoded by the coding sequence ATGGCGAATGATAAGATAGTAATTCATGGAGCGCGTGCTCACAATTTAAAAAATGTTGATGTGACGATTCCTCGTGACAAAATGGTGGTTGTTACTGGTTTGTCTGGTTCTGGAAAAAGCTCACTGGCCTTTGATACTTTATACGCAGAAGGTCAGCGTCGCTATGTAGAAAGCTTATCTGCTTATGCACGTCAATTTTTGGGTCAAATGGATAAGCCTGATGTTGACAGCATTGACGGTCTAAGTCCCGCAATCTCTATTGACCAAAAAACCACAAGTAAAAATCCGCGGTCAACTGTTGGTACAGTAACTGAGATCAATGATTATCTACGTCTGCTTTATGCACGTGTGGGTCATCCTATTTGTCCAAATGATCACATTGAGATTACTTCACAATCCGTTGAACAAATGGTAGACAAGGTTTTAGAATTGCCGGAACGTACGAAAATTCAAATTTTAGCACCTGTTGTCGCTAAGAAAAAAGGGCAGCATAAAAAAGTATTTGAAATGATTCAACGGGAAGGGTACGTTCGGATGCGTGTCGATGGTGAGTTGTATGATGTTTCCGATGCACCCGAATTAACGAAAAATAAAAAGCATGACATTGAAATCATTATCGACCGAATCGTTGTCAAGGAAGGCATTCGCTCACGCTTGTTTGATTCCTTTGAAGCCGCTTTGCGGTTAGCAGAAGGCTACGCTGTGGTTGATGTTATTGGTGAAAAGGAAATGCTCTTCAGTGAACATTATGCTTGTCCTTATTGTGGCTTTACGGTTGGCGAACTTGAACCTCGACTGTTCTCATTTAACGCGCCATTTGGGGCTTGTCCTGATTGTGACGGACTAGGTGTGAAACTAGAAGTGGATATGGATCTTGTTATTCCAGATCCAAGCAAGACCTTGCGAGAAGGGGCGTTGCTTCCGTGGAACCCAATCAGCTCACAGTACTATCCTCAAATGCTAGAGCAAGCGTGCCTAAGCTTCGGGATTGATATGGATACTGCCTTTGAAGATTTGCCTAAAGAGCACCAAGAGATTATTTTGAATGGTTCAAATGGCGAGAACTTTCATTTTCATTATGAAAATGATTTCGGCGGTGTACGGGATGTTGAAGTTCCTTTTGAAGGTATTATCAATAACATCAATCGTCGTTACGCGGAGACAAATAGTGATTTCACTCGTGATCAAATGCGTTTATATATGACAGAATTGACTTGCCAGACCTGTCACGGGTATCGTTTGAACCCTCAAGCTTTGTCTGTGCAAATCAATGGCGAGAATATCGGTCAAGTGAGCGAAGACTCGATCAATGGCGCACTGGACTTTTTTGAAACAGTTGCTTTAAGCGAACAAGAAAAAGTAATCGCTAAACCAATTTTAAAAGAAATCGGAGATCGTCTGAGCTTCCTGCGAAATGTGGGTCTAGATTACCTGACATTAAGCCGAGCTTCTGGGACTTTATCTGGTGGTGAAGCACAACGTATCCGTTTAGCTACTCAAATTGGTTCAAATTTATCTGGCGTTCTTTACATTTTAGATGAACCTTCCATCGGCCTGCATCAACGAGACAATGATCGATTGATTGATTCGCTGAAGAAGATGCGTGATCTAGGAAACACGTTGATCGTAGTCGAGCATGACGAAGATACGATGCGTGCAGCTGATTACTTAATTGATGTCGGTCCGGGCGCTGGCGATCAAGGTGGTGAAATTGTCGCTGCTGGTACTCCTCAAGAAGTTGAGAACAATCCAAATTCTTTGACGGGACAGTATTTATCTGGAAAACGGGAAATCGCTGTTCCAAAAGAACGACGTAAGGGCAACGGCAAAAAAATCAAGGTCACTGGAGCAACAGAGAATAATTTGAAGAACATCGATGTAGAGTTCCCACTAGGAAAATTTGTTGCAGTGACAGGGGTTTCCGGTTCAGGAAAATCAACGTTAGTCAACCAAATTCTCAAAAAGGCACTTGCTCAAAAATTGAATCGCAACTCTAATAAACCAGGGAAATACAAGAAAATCACTGGCTATAAAACGATTGAGAAGTTGGTAGATATTGATCAAAGCCCGATTGGACGAACGCCACGGAGTAATCCAGCGACCTATACAAGTGTATTTGATGATATTCGCGATTTGTTTGCACAAACAAATGAAGCGAAAATCCGCGGCTACAAAAAAGGACGTTTCAGCTTTAATGTCAAAGGCGGACGCTGTGAAGCTTGTCGTGGCGATGGGATCATCAAAATTGAAATGCACTTTTTACCAGACGTATACGTGCCATGTGAAGTTTGTCATGGGAAACGCTATAATTCTGAAACGTTAGAAGTACATTATAAAGGAAAGAACATTGCCGATATCTTAGAAATGACGGTAGAAGATGCAGTCGAATTCTTTAAACATATTCCTAAAATCCATCGTAAATTGAAAACAATCGTCGATGTAGGATTAGGTTATGTAACAATGGGACAACCGGCAACCACATTATCTGGCGGGGAAGCGCAACGGATGAAACTAGCTAGTGAGTTGCATAAGAATTCTAACGGGAAAAATTTCTATATTTTAGATGAACCCACAACTGGATTGCACACAGATGATATTGCACGTCTGCTGAAAGTCTTGGAACGATTTGTAGATGCTGGAAATACCGTTCTTGTTATTGAACATAACTTGGATGTGATCAAGTCCGCGGATTATGTGATCGATCTTGGGCCAGAGGGCGGCGATGGCGGAGGGACTGTTTTAGCTACAGGAACTCCAGAAGAAATCGCGGAAGTAGAAGAAAGTTATACCGGATATTACTTAAAGCGCGTCTTAAAAAATAAATAA
- the uvrB gene encoding excinuclease ABC subunit UvrB: MIERMMDNTFDLHSKYQPAGDQPEAISQLAEGVVGGKKAQILLGATGTGKTYTISNVIKDVNKPTLIIAHNKTLAGQLYGEFKEFFPNNAVEYFVSYYDYYQPEAYVPSSDTYIEKDSSINDEIDKLRHSATSSLLERNDVIVVASVSCIFGLGSPKEYLEQVVSLRVGMEMDRNQLLRNLIDIQFERNDIDFQRGRFRVRGDVVEIFPASRDERALRVEFFGDEIERIREVDALTGEITGETEHVAIFPATHFLTNEGHMEVAISNIQKELAERLEVLRNENKLLEAQRLEQRTNYDIEMLREMGYTSGIENYSRHMDGRKEGEPPYTLIDFFPEDFLLVVDESHVTMPQVRGMYNGDRARKQMLIDYGFRLPSALDNRPLRLEEFEERVNQIVYVSATPGPYEHEQTDTVVEQIIRPTGLLDPVIEVRPIMGQIDDLVGEINERSERNERVFVTTLTKKMSEDLTDYFKELGIKVKYLHSDIKTLERTEIIRDLRLGKFDVLVGINLLREGLDVPEVSLVAILDADKEGFLRSERSLVQTIGRAARNSEGRVIMYADKITDSMQRAMDETSRRRGIQQQYNEEHDIEPKTIIKEIRDLISISKVAEETEKYDATSFEELSKSERKELIAKMEDEMREAAKTLDFETAATLRDTILELKAAE, translated from the coding sequence ATGATTGAAAGAATGATGGACAATACGTTCGACCTTCATTCAAAATATCAGCCTGCTGGCGATCAGCCTGAGGCCATTTCACAATTAGCTGAAGGAGTCGTTGGCGGTAAAAAGGCACAAATCCTTTTAGGTGCTACCGGTACAGGGAAAACGTATACGATATCGAATGTTATAAAGGATGTAAATAAGCCCACTTTGATAATTGCCCACAATAAAACATTGGCTGGACAATTATACGGGGAATTTAAAGAATTCTTTCCTAACAACGCGGTGGAGTATTTCGTGAGTTACTATGATTATTATCAACCCGAGGCTTACGTGCCTTCTAGTGATACGTATATAGAAAAGGATTCAAGTATTAATGATGAGATCGATAAGCTGCGACATTCGGCAACAAGTTCATTACTTGAAAGAAATGATGTCATCGTCGTCGCTTCCGTCTCATGTATCTTTGGTTTAGGTTCACCGAAGGAATACTTAGAGCAAGTAGTTTCATTACGCGTGGGGATGGAGATGGACCGAAATCAATTGCTGCGCAATTTGATTGATATTCAATTCGAGAGAAATGATATTGATTTTCAACGTGGTCGCTTTCGTGTTCGTGGGGATGTCGTGGAGATCTTCCCAGCATCACGTGACGAGCGCGCTTTACGTGTCGAATTTTTTGGAGACGAAATTGAGCGAATTCGAGAAGTTGACGCTTTGACGGGGGAAATCACAGGCGAAACAGAACATGTCGCCATTTTCCCCGCGACCCACTTTTTAACCAATGAAGGTCACATGGAAGTGGCAATCAGCAATATTCAAAAAGAGCTAGCTGAACGTTTAGAGGTTCTTCGCAACGAGAATAAACTGTTGGAAGCACAACGCTTGGAACAACGCACTAATTATGACATTGAGATGTTGCGGGAAATGGGGTATACCTCAGGGATCGAAAACTACTCACGTCATATGGATGGGCGTAAAGAAGGCGAGCCGCCTTATACCTTGATCGACTTCTTTCCAGAAGACTTCCTATTAGTAGTCGATGAATCCCATGTTACGATGCCTCAGGTCCGTGGAATGTACAACGGAGACCGTGCGCGTAAGCAGATGCTTATAGATTATGGGTTTCGATTGCCTTCAGCCTTGGACAACCGTCCATTGCGCTTAGAGGAATTTGAAGAACGGGTGAACCAGATCGTTTATGTTTCAGCCACTCCAGGGCCTTATGAACACGAGCAGACGGATACAGTAGTAGAACAAATCATTCGTCCAACAGGTTTATTAGACCCAGTCATTGAAGTAAGACCGATCATGGGTCAAATTGATGACTTAGTTGGAGAAATCAACGAACGTTCGGAGCGTAATGAACGAGTCTTTGTTACGACTTTGACAAAGAAAATGTCTGAAGATTTGACAGACTACTTCAAAGAGTTGGGGATTAAAGTCAAATACCTTCACAGCGATATAAAGACTTTGGAACGGACTGAAATCATACGGGACCTTCGCTTAGGGAAATTCGATGTGCTTGTCGGTATCAATCTTTTACGTGAAGGGCTTGATGTTCCTGAAGTTTCATTGGTTGCGATATTAGATGCCGACAAAGAAGGCTTCTTACGTAGTGAGCGGTCATTAGTACAAACGATCGGACGTGCTGCCCGTAATTCAGAAGGCAGAGTAATTATGTATGCCGATAAGATCACGGATTCAATGCAGCGGGCGATGGATGAGACATCCCGTCGTCGTGGAATTCAGCAGCAATATAACGAGGAACACGACATTGAGCCGAAGACGATTATCAAAGAGATTCGTGATTTGATCTCAATTAGTAAAGTCGCTGAGGAAACGGAAAAATACGATGCGACATCCTTTGAGGAACTATCAAAATCGGAACGTAAAGAACTGATTGCGAAGATGGAAGATGAAATGCGTGAAGCCGCCAAAACACTTGATTTTGAAACGGCTGCGACTTTACGTGATACGATTTTAGAACTCAAAGCAGCAGAATAG
- a CDS encoding amino acid ABC transporter substrate-binding protein/permease — protein MRKTKLIPFVVFLMASLFTLGFASKTHAAEKTYKIGTDLTFAPFEFQNSDGEYVGIDVDLLNQIAKDQNFKVDLRPLGFDSSIQGVQSDQLDGMIAGMSITDERKKTFDFSDPYFDSGIQMAVKNDNKDIKGYDDLKGKTVAAKIGTESATFLNNNKDKYGYEVKQYEAADAMYNALTNGNVEAIFDDYPVLGYAVTNGQPFKLIGDPEKGSSYGFAVKKGENKELLEKFNKGLKDLKANGEYDKIVSKYISTGSGDKAASGDMKKIEPKKDVYVIASDSAFAPFEYKDSDGEYKGIDVDLLKRAADLQGFKLDMKFIGFSSAMQALESGQADGMIAGMTITDERKANYDFSDPYFQSGIQLAVAKDDNDIKAYKDLKGKTVGAKVGTESADFLEAHKDEYGYTIKSFDAADQLYDALKVGSIDAMMDDYPVIGYAVKQGQALKTPIKREVGGEYGFAVKKGENPELREMFTEALKEMKRTGEYDEIVNKYIGSGQEEKKDAVDESTITGLLKNNYKSLLEGLWKTIVLALVSFALALVLGVIFGLFRVSPVRGLRLLAGVYIDIIRGIPMMVLAFFIFFGLPGITGIKIPDFAAGIITLTLNASAYIAEIVRGGINAVPVGQMEASRSLGLSYNRTMQKIILPQAVKIMIPSFINQFVISLKDTTIISAIGVVELLQTGKIIVARTTQSSYVYLIIAIMYLILITILTKLANRLDKKVK, from the coding sequence ATGAGAAAAACCAAATTAATTCCATTTGTTGTTTTCTTAATGGCAAGTCTATTCACACTTGGCTTTGCCAGCAAGACACATGCTGCGGAAAAAACATATAAAATCGGGACGGATTTAACCTTTGCCCCGTTTGAATTTCAAAACTCAGATGGTGAATACGTGGGGATCGACGTTGATTTACTGAATCAAATTGCGAAAGATCAAAATTTTAAAGTGGATCTGCGTCCATTGGGCTTCGACAGTTCAATCCAAGGAGTACAGTCTGATCAATTGGACGGTATGATTGCCGGAATGAGCATCACAGATGAGCGCAAAAAAACATTTGATTTTTCAGATCCTTATTTCGACAGCGGTATTCAAATGGCTGTTAAAAACGACAACAAAGATATCAAAGGGTACGATGACTTAAAAGGAAAAACAGTTGCTGCGAAAATTGGGACAGAAAGTGCCACATTTTTAAATAACAATAAAGATAAATACGGTTATGAGGTCAAGCAGTACGAAGCCGCAGACGCTATGTATAATGCGTTGACTAACGGGAATGTGGAAGCTATCTTCGATGACTACCCTGTTCTCGGCTATGCTGTAACGAATGGCCAGCCCTTTAAATTAATTGGTGATCCAGAAAAAGGCAGTTCCTACGGTTTCGCCGTTAAAAAAGGTGAAAATAAAGAATTGTTGGAAAAATTCAATAAAGGCTTAAAAGACTTAAAAGCGAATGGCGAGTACGATAAAATCGTCAGCAAATACATCTCTACCGGTTCAGGTGATAAAGCCGCATCTGGTGACATGAAGAAAATCGAACCTAAAAAGGATGTTTATGTTATTGCCAGTGATTCCGCCTTTGCTCCTTTTGAATATAAGGACAGCGATGGTGAATACAAGGGAATCGATGTCGACTTGTTGAAACGTGCCGCAGATCTTCAAGGCTTCAAATTAGATATGAAATTCATTGGCTTCTCTTCTGCGATGCAGGCCTTAGAATCTGGTCAAGCAGATGGTATGATCGCTGGAATGACTATTACGGACGAACGAAAAGCCAATTATGATTTTTCTGACCCCTACTTCCAAAGCGGCATTCAATTAGCCGTTGCGAAAGACGATAACGATATTAAAGCCTACAAAGATCTAAAAGGAAAAACTGTAGGCGCAAAAGTGGGCACTGAGAGTGCTGATTTCTTAGAAGCACATAAAGACGAGTATGGCTACACGATCAAGAGCTTCGATGCCGCTGATCAATTGTATGATGCTTTGAAAGTTGGATCAATCGACGCCATGATGGACGATTATCCAGTAATCGGCTACGCTGTAAAGCAAGGCCAAGCGTTAAAAACACCAATTAAACGTGAAGTCGGCGGAGAATATGGCTTTGCCGTGAAGAAGGGTGAAAATCCTGAACTTCGCGAAATGTTTACTGAAGCATTGAAAGAAATGAAACGTACCGGTGAATACGATGAAATCGTCAATAAATACATCGGCTCCGGTCAGGAAGAAAAGAAAGACGCGGTGGACGAATCCACGATTACCGGATTGTTGAAAAACAATTATAAATCGTTGTTAGAAGGTTTATGGAAAACGATCGTATTAGCATTAGTATCGTTTGCTTTAGCCTTAGTTTTAGGAGTGATCTTTGGGTTGTTCCGTGTATCTCCTGTACGTGGTTTGCGTTTGCTAGCGGGTGTTTATATCGATATTATCCGTGGTATTCCAATGATGGTACTGGCCTTCTTTATTTTCTTCGGCTTACCAGGGATCACAGGAATCAAAATTCCTGACTTCGCAGCCGGGATCATAACCTTAACCTTAAATGCCAGTGCATATATCGCGGAAATCGTACGTGGCGGTATCAACGCCGTTCCGGTCGGTCAAATGGAAGCTTCACGTAGTTTAGGATTGTCGTACAATCGGACAATGCAAAAAATTATTTTACCGCAAGCTGTAAAAATCATGATCCCTTCTTTCATCAATCAGTTTGTTATCAGTTTGAAAGATACGACGATCATTTCAGCAATCGGCGTGGTAGAATTGCTGCAAACCGGTAAGATCATCGTTGCACGTACAACACAAAGCTCTTACGTTTACTTGATCATTGCAATCATGTACTTAATCTTGATCACGATCTTGACTAAGTTAGCGAATCGTTTAGATAAGAAGGTGAAATAG
- a CDS encoding amino acid ABC transporter ATP-binding protein codes for MEKNAGNKIVVNHLVKKFGDNTVLNDLNITISEGEVVCIIGPSGSGKSTFLRCMNHLEEPTSGEIIIDGQDLTDKHTDINLVRQHIGMVFQHFNLFPHLTVLENITLAPLDLKGESKDAAQKRGVELLKQVGLAEKKDDYPDSLSGGQKQRVAIARALAMNPDVMLFDEPTSALDPEMVGDVLKVMKDLALQGMTMVIVTHEMGFAKEVADRVIFTDGGKILEDGTPEQVFNNPHNPRTQDFLNKVLNI; via the coding sequence ATGGAAAAGAATGCAGGCAATAAAATCGTTGTAAATCATTTAGTTAAAAAATTCGGCGACAACACTGTTTTAAATGACTTAAATATCACTATCAGTGAAGGTGAAGTCGTATGTATCATCGGTCCATCTGGTTCCGGGAAAAGTACCTTTTTACGCTGTATGAACCATTTGGAAGAACCGACATCTGGCGAGATCATCATTGACGGACAAGACCTGACGGACAAACATACAGATATCAACTTGGTGCGTCAGCATATCGGTATGGTATTCCAGCATTTCAACTTGTTCCCTCACCTGACTGTTTTGGAAAACATTACGTTGGCTCCCCTTGATCTAAAGGGTGAATCAAAAGACGCAGCACAAAAACGCGGTGTTGAATTGCTGAAGCAAGTAGGTTTAGCTGAGAAGAAAGATGATTATCCAGATAGCCTTTCGGGTGGTCAAAAGCAACGTGTGGCTATTGCTCGTGCGTTGGCGATGAATCCTGATGTGATGCTGTTTGATGAACCGACTTCCGCTCTTGACCCAGAAATGGTTGGCGATGTTTTGAAGGTTATGAAGGACTTGGCACTGCAAGGTATGACCATGGTCATCGTAACCCATGAAATGGGTTTTGCTAAAGAAGTGGCTGACCGTGTCATCTTTACCGATGGTGGAAAAATCTTAGAAGATGGGACACCAGAACAAGTCTTCAATAATCCCCACAACCCAAGAACACAAGACTTCTTGAACAAAGTTTTGAATATTTAA
- a CDS encoding glycerol dehydrogenase, which produces MEKFFASPMAYRQGKNVLWAHIEDILSFGERGLLVTDAFVYQMVGEGLMKELVKQGGQLTVWLVEEEQPTLSFDYVIALGGGRAIDLGKALAFNTKSRCIVVPTSAATDAPTSRISVEYREGYFENYAYYTKSPDLVLVDTEILIHSPVHFLAAGIADGLSTSIEARTVRENNGKNTLGAAPTLAAGAIAEKCREVLLEHGEAALEANKRQEITQSFEAVVEANILLSGIGFESGGLSIAHALHNAMVSLWGRAIKGSHGQIIALTTLQQLRIEGREEELAQYQALFEKFGLPITYEALTIFPSASELKTITDLAFSPEDGIVRSGSQATKEEVYRALMTFRKTREI; this is translated from the coding sequence ATGGAAAAATTTTTTGCGAGTCCGATGGCTTATCGACAGGGAAAGAATGTTCTTTGGGCCCATATAGAGGATATTTTGTCTTTTGGAGAAAGAGGATTACTAGTAACGGATGCGTTTGTCTATCAAATGGTCGGAGAAGGGCTGATGAAGGAGCTGGTAAAGCAAGGGGGACAACTCACTGTCTGGTTAGTAGAAGAGGAACAGCCGACTCTGAGTTTTGATTATGTCATCGCTTTGGGTGGCGGAAGAGCGATCGATTTAGGAAAAGCATTGGCTTTTAATACGAAGAGCCGCTGCATTGTTGTCCCCACCTCAGCAGCAACCGATGCCCCTACTTCTCGAATTTCGGTGGAGTATCGAGAGGGATATTTTGAAAACTATGCCTATTATACTAAAAGCCCCGATTTGGTCCTGGTTGATACGGAGATCTTGATCCACAGTCCGGTCCACTTTTTAGCCGCGGGAATCGCAGACGGATTGTCAACGTCAATTGAAGCAAGAACAGTACGAGAAAATAATGGGAAGAATACCTTAGGAGCGGCACCTACCTTAGCAGCAGGAGCCATTGCGGAGAAGTGTCGCGAAGTGTTGTTGGAGCATGGGGAGGCAGCGTTAGAGGCCAATAAAAGACAAGAAATCACTCAATCCTTTGAAGCAGTAGTCGAGGCAAATATATTATTAAGCGGTATTGGGTTTGAATCAGGCGGATTGAGTATCGCCCATGCCTTGCACAATGCGATGGTCAGTTTGTGGGGGAGAGCGATAAAAGGCAGCCACGGACAAATCATCGCGTTGACAACGTTGCAGCAATTGCGAATCGAAGGACGAGAAGAGGAGCTTGCACAATATCAAGCGTTATTCGAAAAGTTCGGGTTGCCGATCACCTATGAAGCGTTGACCATTTTTCCCTCCGCGAGTGAGCTGAAAACAATCACCGATCTTGCATTTTCACCAGAGGACGGGATCGTTCGCAGCGGATCACAAGCAACAAAAGAGGAAGTATATAGAGCGCTAATGACATTTAGAAAAACCCGTGAAATCTAA
- the tuf gene encoding elongation factor Tu, protein MAKEHYDRSKPHVNIGTIGHVDHGKTTLTAAITTVLGKKGLANPQDYASIDAAPEERERGITINTAHVEYETEKRHYAHIDAPGHADYVKNMITGAAQMDGAILVVSATDGPMPQTREHILLSRQVGVKYLIVFLNKVDLVDDDELIDLVEMEVRELLTEYGFPGDDIPVLKGSALKTLEGDPEQEQVILDLMDTVDEYIPTPERDTDKPFLLPVEDVFSITGRGTVASGRIDRGEVKVGDEIEIIGIKPEVQKAIVTGLEMFRKTLDYGEAGDNVGVLLRGITRDEIERGQVLAKPGSITPHTKFSAEVYVLSKEEGGRHTPFFNNYRPQFYFRTTDVTGNIMLPEGTEMVMPGDNVTIDVDLIHPIAVEKGTTFSIREGGRTVGSGIVTEIEK, encoded by the coding sequence ATGGCAAAAGAACATTATGATAGAAGTAAACCACACGTTAATATTGGTACCATTGGTCACGTCGACCACGGTAAAACAACATTAACTGCAGCAATCACAACGGTATTAGGTAAGAAAGGTCTCGCAAACCCTCAAGACTACGCTAGTATCGATGCTGCACCCGAAGAACGTGAACGCGGAATCACTATCAATACCGCTCACGTAGAATACGAAACTGAAAAACGCCACTATGCCCATATCGACGCTCCAGGACACGCGGACTATGTTAAAAACATGATCACCGGTGCTGCTCAAATGGACGGTGCGATCTTAGTAGTATCAGCTACTGATGGCCCTATGCCTCAAACACGCGAACACATTCTATTATCACGTCAAGTAGGTGTAAAATACTTGATCGTCTTCTTGAACAAAGTAGACTTGGTTGATGACGACGAATTGATCGATTTAGTAGAGATGGAAGTTCGGGAATTGCTTACAGAATATGGTTTCCCAGGCGACGATATTCCTGTTCTTAAAGGTTCTGCTTTGAAAACATTAGAAGGCGATCCTGAACAAGAACAAGTCATCCTTGACTTAATGGATACTGTTGACGAATATATTCCAACACCAGAACGTGATACTGACAAACCATTCTTGTTACCAGTCGAAGATGTGTTCTCAATCACAGGACGCGGAACTGTAGCTTCTGGTCGTATCGACCGTGGTGAAGTCAAAGTCGGTGATGAAATTGAAATCATCGGGATCAAACCTGAAGTTCAAAAAGCAATCGTAACAGGTCTTGAAATGTTCCGTAAAACATTGGATTACGGGGAAGCCGGCGATAACGTTGGTGTGCTTTTACGTGGGATTACTCGTGATGAAATCGAACGTGGTCAAGTGTTAGCTAAACCAGGTTCAATTACACCGCATACAAAATTCAGCGCAGAAGTATATGTATTGTCGAAAGAAGAAGGCGGACGTCATACACCATTCTTCAACAACTACCGTCCTCAATTCTACTTCCGTACGACGGACGTTACAGGTAATATCATGTTGCCAGAAGGCACTGAAATGGTTATGCCTGGCGATAACGTAACAATCGACGTTGATTTGATCCACCCAATCGCTGTAGAAAAAGGAACAACTTTCTCTATTCGTGAAGGCGGACGTACTGTTGGTTCAGGTATCGTTACTGAAATCGAAAAATAA
- a CDS encoding ABC transporter permease — MNSLAVNDLSFVLAFALVLIAVFISSKEKLHLSKDIFLSIIRAILQLILVGYLLKYIFQVNNGFLTVAMSLFIVFNAAWNAHKRNPGSRKKYRHSFAAIFISTYVTLGVLIFSGAIKFVPSQIVPITGMIASNSMVAIGLCYRTLNTQFHDLRQQTLEKLALGASINLASKPILQQSIKTAMQPTIDSAKTVGLVSLPGMMSGLIFAGLDPVHAIKYQIMVTFMLLSATSLGAIIAGYFAYKDYFNDDYQLIS, encoded by the coding sequence ATGAATTCTTTAGCTGTGAATGACCTCTCCTTCGTACTCGCTTTTGCCTTGGTTTTGATTGCTGTCTTTATTAGCTCAAAAGAAAAGCTTCATCTATCTAAAGATATTTTTCTTAGTATTATACGGGCGATCCTTCAGTTGATCCTAGTAGGCTATTTGCTAAAATACATTTTCCAAGTAAACAATGGTTTCTTAACAGTGGCGATGAGCCTGTTTATCGTGTTTAATGCGGCTTGGAATGCGCATAAGAGAAATCCTGGTTCACGTAAGAAATACCGCCATTCTTTTGCCGCTATTTTTATCAGTACCTATGTGACGCTGGGTGTCTTGATTTTTTCTGGAGCGATCAAATTTGTTCCCTCGCAGATTGTGCCTATTACAGGAATGATTGCGAGCAATTCCATGGTAGCGATTGGTCTGTGTTACCGCACGTTGAATACCCAATTCCATGATTTGAGGCAACAAACATTAGAAAAATTAGCTTTAGGCGCTTCAATCAACTTGGCCTCTAAGCCTATTTTGCAGCAAAGTATCAAAACGGCCATGCAGCCGACGATCGATTCTGCTAAAACGGTAGGACTTGTGAGTCTGCCGGGAATGATGTCCGGTTTGATATTTGCGGGCCTTGATCCCGTCCATGCCATCAAATATCAGATCATGGTGACCTTCATGCTGCTCTCTGCTACAAGTTTGGGAGCGATCATTGCCGGGTATTTTGCTTATAAAGATTACTTTAATGACGATTACCAGTTGATTTCCTAA